A genome region from Streptomyces pratensis includes the following:
- a CDS encoding SAM-dependent methyltransferase — MDLPRIFTIRESSHRIHNPLTADKLATLGDSLRLAPGTRALDLASGSGEMLCTWARDHKITGTGVDISTVFTEQARARAAELGVADRVDFIHGDAVGHVTDQPVDLAACVGATWIGNGVAGTIELLDRSLRPGGLMLIGEPYWRRTPPDEQTAKACHATAIADYRELPDLIGQFQDLGYDVVEMTLADQDSWDRYAAAQWLNMRRWLDRNPDDELAPEVREGLTTEPAGYARSTREYLGWGVFALMKR; from the coding sequence ATGGACCTTCCCCGCATCTTCACCATCCGCGAGAGCAGCCACCGGATCCACAACCCGCTGACCGCGGACAAGCTCGCCACCCTGGGCGATTCACTCCGCCTCGCCCCCGGAACACGGGCACTCGACCTGGCCAGTGGCTCGGGCGAGATGCTGTGCACCTGGGCCCGCGACCACAAGATCACAGGTACCGGGGTGGACATCAGCACGGTCTTCACCGAGCAGGCCCGAGCCCGCGCCGCCGAACTCGGCGTCGCCGACCGGGTCGATTTCATCCATGGTGACGCCGTCGGCCACGTCACGGACCAGCCCGTCGACCTGGCCGCCTGTGTCGGCGCCACCTGGATCGGCAACGGTGTCGCTGGGACGATCGAGCTGCTCGACCGCAGTCTCCGTCCCGGGGGCCTGATGCTGATCGGTGAACCGTACTGGCGCCGGACCCCTCCGGACGAGCAGACCGCCAAGGCCTGCCACGCCACCGCCATCGCCGACTACCGGGAACTCCCCGACTTGATCGGGCAGTTTCAGGACCTCGGGTACGACGTCGTGGAAATGACGCTGGCCGATCAGGACAGTTGGGACCGGTACGCCGCCGCCCAGTGGCTCAACATGCGCCGCTGGCTCGATCGCAACCCGGACGACGAACTGGCCCCAGAGGTAAGGGAAGGGCTCACCACCGAACCCGCCGGCTACGCGCGCTCCACCCGTGAGTATCTCGGCTGGGGAGTCTTCGCCCTCATGAAGCGCTGA
- the rsgA gene encoding ribosome small subunit-dependent GTPase A, with product MTPADYGWDTERERSFASSRAGGLVPARVVRAERGLCEVVAETGPVRAVIAPSSETGDQLPPCTGDWVAVRPAGAATAATVVEVLERRTAVVRSTTSRASRAQVLAANVDTVAVTVSLADPLKHGRIERMLALAWESDANPVVVLTKADLCADPVSAASEVATVAPGVEVLVTSAATGEGTDVLAAVLSGTIVLLGPSGAGKSSLGNRLLGKDLLATGTVRGSDGKGRHTTAWRALLPLPHGGVLLDTPGLRGIGLHDADEGLGQTFAEISELARDCRFADCAHATEPGCAVLSAMEDGHLTRRRLDSYHRLRRENAYAASRTDARLRAELERPKKHGALLRRAIKQSPNFKA from the coding sequence CTGACTCCGGCCGACTACGGCTGGGACACGGAACGTGAACGTTCCTTCGCCTCGTCGCGGGCCGGCGGGCTGGTTCCGGCCCGCGTGGTGCGGGCCGAGCGTGGTCTGTGCGAGGTCGTCGCCGAGACCGGCCCCGTCCGCGCAGTGATCGCCCCCTCGTCGGAAACCGGTGACCAGCTGCCACCGTGCACAGGCGACTGGGTTGCCGTCCGGCCGGCCGGTGCGGCAACTGCCGCCACCGTCGTCGAGGTACTGGAGCGCCGGACCGCCGTGGTCCGCTCCACCACGTCGCGCGCCTCCCGAGCCCAGGTGCTGGCCGCGAACGTCGACACCGTGGCGGTGACCGTTTCCCTCGCCGACCCGCTCAAGCACGGGCGGATCGAGCGGATGCTCGCCCTGGCCTGGGAGAGCGACGCCAACCCTGTGGTGGTGCTCACCAAGGCCGACCTGTGCGCCGACCCAGTGTCGGCGGCCTCCGAGGTGGCCACGGTCGCCCCGGGCGTGGAGGTGCTGGTCACCAGCGCCGCCACCGGCGAGGGCACGGACGTCCTCGCCGCGGTCCTGTCGGGCACGATCGTCCTGCTCGGGCCCTCGGGTGCGGGCAAGTCCAGCCTCGGCAACCGTCTGCTGGGCAAGGACCTACTGGCCACCGGCACAGTGCGCGGGAGCGACGGCAAGGGCCGGCACACCACCGCATGGCGCGCGCTGCTGCCGCTGCCCCACGGCGGGGTCCTGCTGGACACCCCGGGCCTGCGTGGCATCGGCCTGCACGATGCCGACGAAGGCCTGGGCCAGACTTTCGCCGAGATCTCCGAGCTGGCTCGGGACTGCCGCTTCGCGGACTGCGCCCACGCCACCGAACCGGGCTGCGCCGTGCTGTCCGCCATGGAGGACGGCCACCTGACCCGGCGGCGCCTCGACAGCTACCACCGACTGCGGCGCGAGAACGCCTACGCCGCCTCTCGCACCGACGCGCGGCTGCGCGCCGAGCTCGAGCGGCCGAAGAAGCACGGCGCGCTACTGCGACGCGCCATCAAGCAGTCACCGAACTTCAAGGCATGA
- a CDS encoding DUF6243 family protein, translating into MSKNINNPVGMGGGQRKKLSRAERQNNGPHRNLDRQGAADQKAELVRKMRERAGAEGAGQTGDDTAQS; encoded by the coding sequence GTGAGCAAGAACATCAACAACCCCGTGGGTATGGGCGGCGGCCAGCGCAAGAAGCTGTCCCGCGCCGAACGGCAGAACAATGGGCCGCACCGCAACCTTGACCGCCAGGGTGCCGCCGACCAGAAGGCGGAGCTGGTCCGCAAGATGCGCGAGAGGGCAGGCGCTGAGGGCGCCGGCCAGACGGGCGACGACACCGCACAGAGCTGA
- a CDS encoding YcxB family protein: MDDTRQTTITFGGILTREEFDEAVAEAGWFRHLRWLVVVAAVLMAALSLRHAAQGGPINAGLLTLALVYGVLGLFLAPLLAGRMFSAEQATGEKQVVVDSAGFVVSRSSEELMRVPWSAMYRYYETERVFVVTGRLGWKIGLLIAPKRLLAGTGETELRGVLQSAPLRRSKRLHSR, translated from the coding sequence GTGGACGACACACGGCAGACGACGATCACTTTCGGCGGCATCCTGACACGGGAGGAGTTCGACGAGGCAGTCGCAGAGGCCGGATGGTTCCGACACCTGCGGTGGCTCGTCGTCGTGGCCGCGGTCCTGATGGCGGCGCTGAGCCTGCGCCACGCCGCCCAAGGTGGCCCGATCAACGCCGGTCTGCTGACCCTCGCTCTTGTCTACGGTGTGCTCGGCCTGTTCCTTGCCCCGCTGCTCGCGGGCCGCATGTTCAGTGCCGAGCAGGCCACGGGAGAGAAGCAGGTCGTGGTCGACAGCGCCGGCTTCGTCGTCTCCCGCAGCTCAGAAGAACTCATGCGGGTGCCGTGGTCGGCCATGTACCGCTACTACGAGACCGAGCGTGTCTTCGTCGTGACCGGACGCCTCGGCTGGAAGATCGGCCTGTTGATCGCGCCCAAGCGGCTGCTTGCCGGGACCGGCGAGACCGAGCTGAGAGGCGTTCTGCAGTCGGCTCCGCTCCGCCGCTCAAAGCGCCTACACAGCCGTTGA